The Verrucomicrobiia bacterium genome contains the following window.
AAAGTCTAAATCACAACCTCCAAGTCCCGCAGGGACAACTGATATCCTAGCGCATGGTAGGGCTGCTGCGCAGCCGTCCGAAGTCCCGCAGGGACGACCGAACTTAGCCCAGCCATTTATGGCTGGGTTTTAGTTTGTGTCTGATCAAGTCCCGCCAGGGACGAAAGAATTCTACGAAAATGAAACCCGGCGTACGCCCGGATGATTTTAGAAATGGTTCTTTCGTCGCCGGCGAAACTTGCTTGAACCGGACGAAATTAAAAACACTACCCCGCCTTCACCACCGCATAATTCCGCTTCCCTTTTCGCAACAACAGATAGTTTTCGTAAAGTAATTTGTCCGCAGTCACCATGCACTGCACTTCCGCCACGCGCGTGTTGTTAAGATAAACTCCCCCGCCCTCGACATCCTTTTTCGCCTGCCCTTTCGACGGGCACAGCCCCGCATGCACGAGCAATTCCACCAATGAAATCCCCGCGCCTTCCAGCTTGGCCCGCTCAAGTTCCCGCGTCGGCACTTCGCCCGCGACGAGAAAAAACACTTCCCGCGAAAGCGTCTCCGTCGCCGCGCCAAACAAAACTTCGCTCGCGGTTTTCGCGTGCCCGGCAGCCGCGTCTCCGTGAATCAACTTCGTCACGGCGGCCGCCAGTTGTTTGTGCGCCGCCCGTTCGCCGGGATTTTCCAGATGCTTCTTTTCGAGTGCAGCGATTTCTTCCAGCGACAGAAACGTAAAAAATTTCAGATAACGAACGACATCGCGATCGTCCGTGTTGATCCAGAATTGATAAAATTTATAAACGCTGGTTTTTTTCGCATCCAGCCACACCGCGCCCGCAACGGTTTTGCCGAACTTGCTGCCGTCCGCGTTGGTGATGAGCGGCAGCGTGAGCCCAAAAACCTGCGCGCCCAATTTCTTTCGGCACAAGTCGCTGCCCGCCGTGATATTTCCCCATTGATCGCTGCCGCCGATTTGCAGTTCGCAACCATGTTCCTTGCGCAGGTGATAAAAATCAAACGCCTGCAGCAGCATGTAACTGAACTCCGTATAACTGATGCCCGCCTCGCGATCTTCCATGCGCGCACGCACGCTTTCCTTCGCGACCATCATGTTCACCGAAAAATGTTTGCCGATGTCGCGCAGAAAATCCAGGAACGTCACCGGCGCGGTCCACGTGGCATTGTCCAGCAGGCGTGCGGGATTTTGTTTCGTGTCGAAATCCAGCAGCCGGCGCAGTTGTTCCTTCACACTCGCGATGTTCGATTCCAAAACCTCACGCGTGAGCAGTTGCCGCTCGGCGGTTTTGCCGCTGGGATCGCCGATAGAACCCGTCGCACCCCCGGCTAGCGCAATCGGAATGTGTCCGCAATTTTGAAACCTCCGCAACGCCAGC
Protein-coding sequences here:
- the tyrS gene encoding tyrosine--tRNA ligase: MNIYDELMARGLVADCTDKEELLKRLAASPVTLYCGFDPTADSLHVGNLVPLLALRRFQNCGHIPIALAGGATGSIGDPSGKTAERQLLTREVLESNIASVKEQLRRLLDFDTKQNPARLLDNATWTAPVTFLDFLRDIGKHFSVNMMVAKESVRARMEDREAGISYTEFSYMLLQAFDFYHLRKEHGCELQIGGSDQWGNITAGSDLCRKKLGAQVFGLTLPLITNADGSKFGKTVAGAVWLDAKKTSVYKFYQFWINTDDRDVVRYLKFFTFLSLEEIAALEKKHLENPGERAAHKQLAAAVTKLIHGDAAAGHAKTASEVLFGAATETLSREVFFLVAGEVPTRELERAKLEGAGISLVELLVHAGLCPSKGQAKKDVEGGGVYLNNTRVAEVQCMVTADKLLYENYLLLRKGKRNYAVVKAG